AAGTTGATATGCTGTGAATAAGTTTGTGGATAATGTGGATAACCCGGGGATAACATGGAATGTGGCTGTGAGTAAGTGAGGAAATATAGACATTATGTGGAAAATATATGTAACGTTGACAGAATTATTCAAATATTATTTACAGGATAAGTTGACATTTTTGAGTAAAACTTGGCAATAGAAATATATTTACAGTGCCTGTCATATGAATAAGTATGTAACTATGTAATTTTTATGACCAGATGACAAGGAATTTTTTAATAGCAAGTGGAATAAATACAAGACTTTAAGGAGGATTAGCAGTATTTGGTATCTTTTAATATTGGAATCGGAGGAAGCGGGGAACAAAGATGGGAGTCGTTGCCGACTTATGCCGAAAGATATCTACTTTAAACCCTAATGAAATAGAGACTTTGGAAAATGTTTTAACCGTTTTGGGCTTGGCTGCAGATTTGGCTCATGCGCAAGCAACCCTGTATGCCCCAGCCCTCAGCGAAAACTTTATGGTCATCGTTGCGCAGCTAAAACCGAATACCAGCTATATCCAGTTCCGGACAAATCTATTAGGAAGTGCTGTCGAATCAGGTGAAGAACCGCTTGTCTGGCGTACTTTAATTTCCGGCGAACCCATTGCTGGACAGCGGGAGTTTGAATTAGGTGGAGACGTCGTTGAGATGCGGGTTTTTCCAATTCGCGACAGCAGCGGTCAGGTTGTTGCGGCCACCAGCTTTGAAACGAGCAGTTCGGAAGCAAGCGCCGATGGCCATCATGTTCTTATGGAAACCGCCTATATGCTCCTTAACATGGCTGCTTCCGATTTGTATTCAGGCAGTAAGCTCTATCGGCCTCTTGGTACCAGAGATGGGATTGTTATTGTTGACGCACAGGGCGATATAATTTTTTCCAACTCTGCTGCGGATGGCATTTATAAGACATTAGGAGTTAACCGGATGATCGGACGGCGGGTTGACGACCAGCAAATTAATATGAAAGTTGTTCAGCAAGCGGAAGGTAGCGGTGAGCCCCAGGAAAGCGAAATTGAAGCCGGGAATATGATATTGATGCAACGGGCCATTCCAATTGTTGCTAAAGAGCAAGTATCCCGTGTCATATTTATTATTGCGGATGTTACAGAAATTAGGAAAAAAGAAAAAGAACTGTTAATTAAATCTGCCGTAATTCAAGAAATCCATCACCGGGTAAAAAACAACCTTCAGACGATAGCCAGTTTACTCAGGTTACAGGCGCGGCGTACTAGCACACCTGAAGTTAAAGCCGCTTTAAGAGAGAGCGTCAACCGTATATTGAGCATTTCAGTGGTACATGAATTCTTGTCGCAGCAGGATCGTGAGTATATTGATGTTGCGGAGGTTACCAAGAATATTCTGGATCTGGTCATTCAAAATATGCTGGAACCGGATTTTAACATAGAGACAGTACTAAATGGGCAGACGGTGATATTGCCTTCTGAGCGGGCCAGTAGTTTGGCGCTTGTTATTAACGAACTTATTCAAAACTCAATTGAACATGGATTTGTCGGGCGCAAGGAAGGCCTAATCAGTGTTGATATTACTATAGCCCCGGATAGTTACCAAATTGATATTTACGACAATGGAGTTGGACTGCCGAAAGATTTTAATCTGCAGACCACCAACAGTCTCGGTCTGCAAATTGTGAGGACTCTCGTTGAAACCGATCTTGGCGGCAAGTTTAGGATTTATTCCGATACTGGAACTCACGCCTCAGTTATTATTCCGCGACTTGCAGAAAGTGCAAAAGGAGACTAAGGAGGTTGGCAATATGGAATCTTTGCGGATTGTAATCGCGGATAATGAATCCATTATCCGGATGGACTTAAAAGAACTGTTGGAGGAGGCCGGGCATAGCATAGTTGGAGAAGCAGCGGACGGAATCAAGGCTGTGGAACTGGCTCGTAAACATAACCCGGATCTTGTTATTATGGACATTAAGATGCCGGAAATGGATGGTATTACAGCAGCCAAGATCATTTCAAATGAAAAAATAGCTCCGGTTTTACTACTGACAGCCTTTAGTCAGAAGGAAATTGTGGAAAAGGCAAAAGATTCCGGCGTACTTGCCTACCTGGTGAAACCGGTAAAAGAAGCTAACCTATTTCCGGCTATGGAGATTGCGTTATCAAGATTTCAGGAGTTTGCGGAACTGGAAAAGGAATTGGAAGAAGTTAAGAATTCATTGGAGACTCGTAAAATACTCGATCGTGCCAAAGGAATTCTTATGGATGCCTATAGCCTTACTGAGAGTGAGGCCTATAGGCGTATTCAGCAATACAGTATGAGCAAACGCAAGTCTATTCGGGAAGTGGCGGAGGCTATTGTTGAGTCTGCCACTCGCAAACGGTAGTAAAAACTATTCACGTTAAGAGGGGAACTGCTTATAAGCCGCCATCTGCGTCGTTGTTCCTGCGGTCCTCACTACAGCGTACAACCGGTACGCTTCCGTTCCGGTCCTCGTTGCGCCTAGCATCTAACGACTTCTAAGCAGTTCGGGGCAGTTAATAAGCTAGGTAGATACAAGCTTAACTACTCGTTAAGATGGAAACTGCTGGATAACCGCCGTCTGTATCGGCTCTTGCGGTGCTCGCTCCAACCGATCTAAGTAGTTAGCTTATCTCCATCTGATGGCACGGACCTCCGGTACGCCTTTGCTCTGGCTTCTCGGTATGAAAATTTATTTTCAGGTATAGTTCATGGCAGTTGTTAAGTTGAGTTGATACGGTGATTTTCAAAGGGTAAAGCAGCCTGTGCTCTACCTTTTTTTGTTTTTTACAAAAAATTTATGAATTTCTGGGCAAAATGCTCTTGATTTTTAGAGCGTTTTTTTATATTATAATTTATGGAATTAGCACTCAATGTTAGTGAGTGCTAACAATAAACAGTTGAAAATTATTACACTATAAAGGGAGGTTTTCTCACATGATTAAGCCGTTAGGCGACAGAGTAGTAATCGAGGCTTTGGAAAAGGAAGAAGTTACCAAAAGTGGAATTGTCCTGCCGGACACCGTTAAGGAAAAGCCGCAAGAAGGTAAAATTGTGGCTGTCGGTACCGGGAAAGTATTGGATAACGGTCAGCGGATTGCGCTTGATGTTAAAGCCGGTGACAAAGTTATTTTTTCCAAATATGCCGGTACTGAAGTTAAGATTGATGGTAAAGAGTACCTCATTCTCAGCGAAAGAGATATCCTGGCAATAGTTGAATAGTTGAATAATATTAAACCGAAACGAAAGGAAGGTAATACATAATGGCTAAGCAAATTATTTTTGATGAAGAAGCACGTCGTGCACTGGAAAAAGGTGTTAACGCCCTTGCCAACGCTGTTAAAATAACTCTTGGACCTAAAGGTCGTAACGTTGTTCTGGACAAAAAATTCGGTGCTCCTACCATTACTAATGACGGCGTAACCATCGCCCGTGATGTTGAACTTGAAGATCCCTTCGAAAATATGGGTGCTCAACTTGTTAAAGAAGTTGCCACCAAAACGAATGACGTAGCCGGTGACGGTACTACTACCGCTACTCTCTTGGCTCAAGCCATGATCCGCGAAGGTATGCGCAATGTTGCCGCAGGTGCCAACCCCATGATTCTCAAAAAAGGTATTGAAAAGGCCGTTGAAGTACTTGTCAGCGAGATTAAAGCAAGCTCTAAAAAAATTGAGACTAAAGATGCTATTGCCCAGGTTGCGTCTATTTCCGCCGCTGACGCTGAAATTGGCAAGCTGATTGCCGAAGCCATGGAAAAAGTAGGTAAAGACGGTGTTATCACTGTTGAAGAATCCAAAACTATGGGTACTGATCTTGATGTTGTAGAAGGAATGCAGTTCGACCGCGGTTACATTTCGCCCTATATGGTTACCGACGCTGACAAAATGGAAGCCGTTCTGAATGAACCATATATCCTGATCACCGACCGTAAGATTGGTGCTATTGCCGACCTTCTCCCGGTCCTTGAAAAAGTGGTGCAACAAGGCAAGGAACTCTTAATTGTTGCTGAAGATGTAGAAGGGGAAGCGCTGGCTACCCTGGTAGTAAATAAACTTCGTGGTACTTTCCGGGCTGTAGCGGTGAAGGCTCCTGGCTTTGGTGACCGCAGAAAAGCAATGCTGGAAGACATCGCTATCCTTACCAGCGGTGCCGTTATTACCGAAGAACTTGGCCGCAAGCTCGATAGTGTACAACTTTCCGATCTTGGCCGCGCTCGTCAAGTCCGGGTTTCCAAAGAAGAAACTACGATCGTGGAAGGTTATGGACAAGCTGATGAAATCAAAAAACGTGTCGGCCAAATCCGTGTTCAAATCGAAGAAACTACCTCTGATTTCGATAAAGAAAAACTGCAAGAACGTCTGGCCAAACTTGCCGGTGGTGTAGCAGTAATCCAAGTTGGTGCAGCTACAGAAGTTGAACTCAAAGAGAAGAAACACCGTATCGAAGATGCTCTCAATGCTACTCGCGCAGCTGTTGAAGAAGGTATTGTAGCCGGTGGCGGCACTACCTTCATCGACATTCAAGCCAGTCTTGATAAGCTCAGCCTTACTGGTGATGAAAAGACCGGTGTGAACATTGTAAGACGGGCGATTGAAGAACCTGTACGCCAGATTGCCGATAACGCCGGGCATGAAGGTTCCGTGGTTGTTGAAAACGTTAAAAAAGCAGGCACAGGCTTTGGCTTCAACGCTCTTACTGAAGAATACATTGATATGATTGCCGCCGGTATTGTTGATCCGGCTAAAGTTACCCGCTCCGCTCTGCAAAACGCAGCCAGCATTGCGGCCATGGTACTCACTACTGAAACCCTTATTGCCGACAAACCGGAAAAAGAAAGTCCGGCAGCCGGCATGGGCGGCATGGGTGGTATGGGCGGCATGGGCGGTATGGGCGGCATGATGTAAGAATGCCGTAAACCCTTTGATATATAAAGGGTTTAAGATACCGGAAACCGCAAATGTTCACCTCACCATTTTGCTAACGAAATTGCTAAATATTAGAGGTTGTCCATGAGTGATCAAACTTTTGGGCAGCCTCTTTTTTTATTATTTTGGTAACATTCGGGCCACCATTGGGGCTTTTCCTACCCAGCAATGGGCTACTCCTTCTACTCGATTTGCATATTCCCCTGATTCCCTGCATACATAGTATTGTAGTGCGGGAAGGAGGGAAAAGCGTGATCATCAACTTGCGCCGCCTGTTCTATCACCGTCATATTTTTTTTAGCATTATTGGATTGCTTGCAATCTCCACTGTGTACATCCAAATTTCAGAAGTCATTTCCGGGGGGCCGATTGCTATTGCCGGCACTCGGACGGAACAGAAAGTGGTGGCTCTGACTTTTGACCATTCGTGGGGAAACAAGTTTACCCCTTCCATTTTGGATACCTTAAAACAGCATGATCTTAAAGTTACTTTTTTCATTATGGGTCCATGGGCCAAGAAATATCCCGAAGTTGCTCAGCGAATGGTCACGGATGGTCATGAAATAGCAAGTCACGGCTATCGGCATGAAAACTATGGTGACATGCCGCCCGCATGGGTGAAGGAAGATATAACCAAGGCGCAGGAACTGATAAAAGAGGTAACAGGCGTTGAAACCAAGCTTATCCGTCCGCCTAATGGCCACTACAGCCAAACATCTCTTAAAGTTGCAGACGAACTAGGCTATAAAACGATTATTTGGAATGTAGATTCTCTTGATTGGAAGAATCCCGGCCGAGACGTAATTATTGACCGTATTATGAAACGAATTAAACCTGGCGCCATTATACTGATGCACGCTTCCGATACTCCCGTGCAGACGGCGGAAGCCTTACCCGTCGTCATTGAAAAGATTAAAGCGGAAGGGTATAAGATCGTTACCGTAAGTGAACTGCTCACCAATTGTAGTGAAAAAGGAATTCAGAGACATTGATAAGCTTCAGGCTGTTGAAAAACTTCGTCTAGCGTCGTTGCTCCTCACAGATCGGGTTAGTATGCAAGGTGCGCCTGGCTGTACTCGTTTTTGAACAGCCTGGAGTTTGTCGACAAGCAGAAGGGGCTGTCGCGCTAAGATAGCACCTAAAACAACAAAAAAAGGCGTCCGGCTAAGGCACGCCCCCAATAAAGAAGTATTTACATTGACATAATGATAGTGCCATGATATAGTAAGTTAAAGAAAGAGGGAGTGTATTGATGTCGGTAATTCTGTAAGGGGTTAGGTTAAGGGCATGAAACGAGCAGTTGTTCTGCTTTTATTTGTGTTGTCAAAAACTGCCTTACAGATTGAATGAGCATCCATTATTTATAATGGTGTAATTTGTAGCGCAGTATCATACTGCGCTTTTTTGTTTTCTTTCTATAAGGCGAAAATTAGAAAGGAAGAATACCATGTATCCATTTACAGACCAGTTTATGTCCAATGATGAAAATGTTGAGTTCTTGAAAGCCGCTATGATGGGGCCAAATGCCATGCGATTATCAGAGGAATTGTCATTGTACCTAAACATTGATGAGAATATGCGAATACTTGACCTTGGCTGCGGGTGTGGTCTTTCCACGCTTTTGTTGGCGAAAAAATATGGCGCGTCCGTTTTCGCCGCCGACCTCTGGATTTCGCCAACTGAAAACTATGAGCGTTTTCAATCTATCGGGATTGATGATAAGGCCGTTCCGATTTCCGTAGACGCGACCAAAGGGCTGCCTTTCGCAAACGGATATTTTGACTTGTTGTTCACCGTGGACGCTTACCATTATTTCGGCGATACGGCGGAAATGCTCCCGTCGCTTATTCCTTTTGTGAAAAAGGGCGGCTATATCGTCGTGGCTATTCCTGGATTAAATTACGAATTTGAGGGTAATGTTCCCGATGAAATGCAGCCGTTTTGGAATAGCGAGATGGAAAGAACCTTGCACTCTCTTGATTGGTGGAAAGATTTGTGGAAGAAAGCAGAGGGCATTGAAATGGTGGACAGTCGCGAAATGGCCTGTTGCAGACAGGCGTGGAAAGAATGGCAGACCGGTTATCATCCCATTGTCGCTGAGGACATCAAAATGATGGAGGCTGAAGGCGGAAAGTATTTTAATCTTATTCAGTTGATTGCTAAAGTACTCTGAATACCTTTGTTCCAATAAAGTGAAGCCTTGTCCGTGAATAAGGCCGCTACGCCTATCCAGCCAGTCAAGGGCCGAGTAGTATTTTGCTAGCGCAAAATCTCCACTCTTAAACCCTTTGACTGACTGGATTTTTGCCGTACCATTGCGCCGCCGACCGCTCCATTTTACGGCAAAATCGGCTCCGCTGGATTGGCGGCAATCGGTAGCTTTATGCGGTGGCTCTGCCCCGCACCTCCCCGGCCTCCTCCAAAGAACAGAGAAACCCGAACGGCGAAAGGCGTTGTCAATGGGAATGTGGAATAGCGGACAGAGCGTATAACACACTACACTTTGCGTGTCACGGTTTCACCCTACCCCGCAAAATGCAAAAGACGGACTATCAGCTTTACGCCGATAGTCCGTCTTTTGTTGTCACATTCCGCTTGTCGACACTACCCAATCTGAATGTTCCTTTTACTTCTTTATTGGGTATCATATATTTTGCCATGCAGCAGGATTTTGTCGATTCAACCCGAAGAATACAAAATTGCATAAAGTACTAATTTAAAGATGATAACTAAATCGCAAAGATATAGTCGGGGTGGCAATTTCATTGAATGAGTACGTTTATTCTGCGAAGGAAAAGATTATAAACAACCAGCGTATAGATTTTGCGGATGCCATGGCTTTATATTATCATGAAGATCTCCTGATGCTGGCGCAACTGGCACGGAAAGCAAAGGAAGCAAAATCGGGACGACACGTTTATTTTAATGTCAATCGTCATATTAATCTGTCTAATATTTGCCAATCGGGGTGTCCGCTTTGTGCATTTGCCTGTAAATCGGGTGAGGAACAGGCTTTTGTGCTGGAAACGGCAGATGTGGAAAAAATTGTAAGGCAGGCAGTTAAAGGTACACCGGATTTAACCGAAATCCATATTGTCAGCGCTCTAAATCCTGAAAAAGCATTTTCTTACTATATGAACATTATTGAGACGGTGAGACGGGAAGCGCCTCACGTTCACATTAAAGCATTCACTCCGGTCGAGATCAGCCATTTTTCCCAAATCTCCGGTTACTCAGTGAAAGCTGTATTGGAAAAATTAAAAGAAGCCGGACTGCATTCCCTGCCAGGTGGTGGCGCTGAAATACTGGATGACGAAGTGCGACAAATAATTTGTCCCAACAAAGCTTCAACTGCCCAGTGGATTGAGGTAATCAGAACTGCTCACAAACTAAATATACCTACAAACGCCACCATGCTTTACGGGCATATTGAAACTGTTGCCCAGCGGATCCGGCATCTTCTGACTATCAGGGATATCCAGGACGAAACAGGCGGTTTTCAAGGATTTGTTGCCTTTCCTTTCCACCCGGGCAATACGGACCTGGCTGCGACTCACACAGTCAACAGAGTATCAGCTTGGGAAGATCTGAAAATGATTGCCATAGCCCGGCTGATACTTGATAACGTTGAGCATATTAAAGCCTTCTGGATGATGCTTACCCTGCCGGTTGCCCAACTGTCCCTTGCTTTTGGCGTGGATGATTTTGATGGAACGGTAGTAGAGGAAAAAATTATCCACGCTGCCGGCGCCAAGACAAAATCCGGCATTACTAAGAAGGAATTGATCGCCTTGATACGGGAAACCGGCTTAATTCCGGTGGAACGGGACACCTTTTACCACCACCTTAAAGTATATGACGGAGAGAAACAAGGATGAATACCGGCAATCAAGCTAGATTAGGACATATTGATTTTATCAATTGTTTGCCATTGGCACACGGACTGAAAGCAGGTGGTTTCGGTCAGGACCTTGATATTGTGGCAGGAGCGCCGTCGTGGCTCAACCGGCTGGCAATAGACGGAAAGGTTGACATCACACCCGTTTCTTCAATTATATATGCTATAAATAAGAATAGATTTCTTATATTGCCTGATGTCTCGATTAGTGCGAAGGGAATTTTGCAAAGCATAATCCTGGTAGCCAAAAGACCAATATATGAATTAGAAGGAGCGAAAGTGGCGTTAACCTATAAATCAGCTACATCCCATATACTGCTCAAGATTATTATGAATAAGGCTTATAATTTGACGCCCGACTATTTCATCTCCCAGGCCGCCGGGGTTGATGAAGCACTGCAAGATGCCGACGCCGCTTTGTTTATCGGCGATGATGCTCTATATGCCTATCACCGTAAAAGACGGAGCTATTACTATTATGACCTGGGCGGAGAGTGGAAAAAGCTGACCGGGCAAGCCATGGTATATGCTTTATGGGTGGTAGACCGCCGGTTTGCCGGGAGCTTCCCGGAACTGGTTACTATGATTCACCGCCGAGTGACGCAAGGGTTTTCCTACGGCTTGTCCCACCTTCCGGAGGCAGCTGCGGCGATTAACGGCAAAGTGCCTTTCACTGCCGAACAGATACTCCATTATTTAGACCTTTTGAACTACGGCTTGTCATCTGAACATCAAACGGCCTTGTTGACATATTACAGCATGGCGCAAGAGCTTGGATATATAGCGGATGTTCCGGCTCTCCGCTTTGCCCGGGTGGGGGGAGAAAGGGAATGATGTCCTTGGCTGAAGCATTGGATTTGTTAAATGGCGCCGACATCCTGGAGTTAGGGCGGGCGGCGGACACTGTTCGCTACCGGATTCACCCGGAAAATGTGGTTACCTTTATCATTGACCGTAATATCAATTATACCAACATATGCAAAAGTGAATGCAAATTTTGCGCCTTTTATCGTCCGGCATATCACCGGGACGGCTATGTGTTATCTTATGACGATATCCTTAATAAAATTAGAGAAACCGTTGCTGCCGGCGGTACACAAATCATGTTGCAGGGCGGATTAAATTCTGAATTGAGTCTTGACTATTACCTAAATTTGCTTAAACTTATAAAAAAGCACTATTCCATTTCCATTACTATCCATTCCTTTTCTCCTGCTGAAATACAATTCATGGCCAAGCAGGCAGGAATTTCCCTTAAAGAGACCTTGCTTAAATTAAAGAGTGCGGGTTTGGATTCTCTTCCCGGCGGTGGGGCTGAAATTTTGGTGGACGAGGTTAGAAGACGGGTAAGCCCAAAGAAGATCAGCGCTGCTGATTGGCTGGAGGTTATGCGGCAAGCCCACGGGGTTGGGTTGAAAGCTACTGCGACTATGGTAATCGGTATGGGAGAAAGTTTTAAAGACAGATTGGAACATATGGAAAAGATACGCGCGCTGCAGGAAGAAACCGGCGGTTTTCGCGCTTTCATCATGTGGTCCTATCAACCGGGAAATACTCAGCTCGGCGGCGAGAAGATCTCAGCCTGGGACTATTTAAGAACTCTGGCTGTTGCCCGGCTTTATTTGCATAATATAGAGCATATTCAGGGTTCGTGGGTTACACAGGGTCAAAACATAGGCCAACTGACTTTGGCGTTTGGCGCCGATGACCTTGGCAGCATTATGCTGGAAGAAAATGTTGTACGGGCGGCAGGCACTGCTTACGAAATGTCTGTCAACAAGATGCTGGGGATGATTCGGGCGGCAGGAAAAATTCCGGCCCAGCGAGATACAGAATACAATATTATTAAACGCTTTGAGTAATAAGTTACTGCGGTACGAAAGACTGGCAGTCCTGGATTGGGAGGAATGGTGATGGATCTAGATAAAACCGAATTTGCCGTTATCGGTGGTTCCGGTACGTTGTCTGGCAATTTTCCTTTGGGTGTGGACGACACGGGAATTGAGCTTCTTGGGGAAAATCTCGCAATTGACACGCCCTACGGACGCAGCCCGGCTTTTCGTTTATTTAGCGTGGATGGGCAACGGGTATTAACATGTAAGATGCATGGCTGGCGCAGCGGGGTAAGCCGGGCCGACGCTTCCCGTCAAATTTTTTGGGTATTTCGTCAAATAGGCGTAAAGCGGATTATCGCTGAAGGTGGCGTTGGATCAGCCAATCATCTGTTAGATCCCCGGGATTTTATTATTCCTCACGATTACATTGATCTGTCGTTGCGTAAGGATGTTGGTCTTGAGGGAAAATATCTATTAGTTATGCGGGAGGCGCTGTGTCCGGAAATACGTTCCGTACTGATTGATACGGTTAAGGAACATTATCACGGACGGGTATTTGCCAGGGGTATATACGCGGTGACCGAAGGACGTCACTTTGAAAGCCCGGCTGAAGTCGCTATGTTAAAAGGACATGCCGATATTATCGGCCAGAGCTTGTGCCCGGAAGTGTATTTAGCCAGAGAAATCGGCGCCTGTTATGCCGGTTTATATTTTGTGGTTAATTACGGCGAAGGTGTGGTCAAAGATTGGTCTCATCAGGAGTTAACCGATATTTTTTTTAATGACGCCCCATTAATCAGCAAAATTATCCTGGCCGCTATTCGCAAGCTGTCTCCCAAAGGTAAATGTGGTTGTTCGGCATTGCGTAAAGAGACATTATTAAAGGAAGTATACAAATAGAGAATATATGTGTATACTCAGGTCATGAATTGTTCGAACTGCTTAGAAGGTCTATAAGCAGTTCCCTGCTTATAGGCCAATAGATAGATATTAATAAGGGGGAATTATATGCCAGTCAACAAACCGGAAATGGTCCTGGTCATGGATTTCGGCGGACAATATAGTCAGCTAATCGCCAGAAGAATCAGGGAATGCGGCGTATATTGCGAAATTGTGCCTTTTAATACCAACATCGGGAAAATCCGTCAGATGGCTCCCCGGGGCATTGTATTTTCCGGAGGACCATCCAGTGTGTATGGGGAAGGCGCTCCTAAATGCGATCCTGCAATATTCGAGATTGATGTGCCTGTACTGGGAATTTGCTATGGGATGCAGCTGACCGCTCATTCTTTAGGTGGGAAAGTAGCCCATGCAACTTCGCGGGAATATGGCAATACGCGCTTATATGTGGATAATCCGGAAGGGCTCTTGGCGGAAATCGGCAGTGAGACTCAGGTTTGGATGAGTCATGGCGACTACATTACTGAACCGCCGCAGGGCTTTGCGGTTACCGGTCATACCAACAGCAGTCCGGTTGCAGCCATGGCTAACAACCAGCGCCAAATTTACGGTGTGCAGTTTCACCCCGAAGTCGTACATACTCCCGAGGGTATGAAGATACTGCG
This window of the Methylomusa anaerophila genome carries:
- a CDS encoding sensor histidine kinase; the protein is MGVVADLCRKISTLNPNEIETLENVLTVLGLAADLAHAQATLYAPALSENFMVIVAQLKPNTSYIQFRTNLLGSAVESGEEPLVWRTLISGEPIAGQREFELGGDVVEMRVFPIRDSSGQVVAATSFETSSSEASADGHHVLMETAYMLLNMAASDLYSGSKLYRPLGTRDGIVIVDAQGDIIFSNSAADGIYKTLGVNRMIGRRVDDQQINMKVVQQAEGSGEPQESEIEAGNMILMQRAIPIVAKEQVSRVIFIIADVTEIRKKEKELLIKSAVIQEIHHRVKNNLQTIASLLRLQARRTSTPEVKAALRESVNRILSISVVHEFLSQQDREYIDVAEVTKNILDLVIQNMLEPDFNIETVLNGQTVILPSERASSLALVINELIQNSIEHGFVGRKEGLISVDITIAPDSYQIDIYDNGVGLPKDFNLQTTNSLGLQIVRTLVETDLGGKFRIYSDTGTHASVIIPRLAESAKGD
- a CDS encoding ANTAR domain-containing response regulator, translating into MESLRIVIADNESIIRMDLKELLEEAGHSIVGEAADGIKAVELARKHNPDLVIMDIKMPEMDGITAAKIISNEKIAPVLLLTAFSQKEIVEKAKDSGVLAYLVKPVKEANLFPAMEIALSRFQEFAELEKELEEVKNSLETRKILDRAKGILMDAYSLTESEAYRRIQQYSMSKRKSIREVAEAIVESATRKR
- the groES gene encoding co-chaperone GroES; translation: MIKPLGDRVVIEALEKEEVTKSGIVLPDTVKEKPQEGKIVAVGTGKVLDNGQRIALDVKAGDKVIFSKYAGTEVKIDGKEYLILSERDILAIVE
- the groL gene encoding chaperonin GroEL (60 kDa chaperone family; promotes refolding of misfolded polypeptides especially under stressful conditions; forms two stacked rings of heptamers to form a barrel-shaped 14mer; ends can be capped by GroES; misfolded proteins enter the barrel where they are refolded when GroES binds); protein product: MAKQIIFDEEARRALEKGVNALANAVKITLGPKGRNVVLDKKFGAPTITNDGVTIARDVELEDPFENMGAQLVKEVATKTNDVAGDGTTTATLLAQAMIREGMRNVAAGANPMILKKGIEKAVEVLVSEIKASSKKIETKDAIAQVASISAADAEIGKLIAEAMEKVGKDGVITVEESKTMGTDLDVVEGMQFDRGYISPYMVTDADKMEAVLNEPYILITDRKIGAIADLLPVLEKVVQQGKELLIVAEDVEGEALATLVVNKLRGTFRAVAVKAPGFGDRRKAMLEDIAILTSGAVITEELGRKLDSVQLSDLGRARQVRVSKEETTIVEGYGQADEIKKRVGQIRVQIEETTSDFDKEKLQERLAKLAGGVAVIQVGAATEVELKEKKHRIEDALNATRAAVEEGIVAGGGTTFIDIQASLDKLSLTGDEKTGVNIVRRAIEEPVRQIADNAGHEGSVVVENVKKAGTGFGFNALTEEYIDMIAAGIVDPAKVTRSALQNAASIAAMVLTTETLIADKPEKESPAAGMGGMGGMGGMGGMGGMM
- the pdaB gene encoding polysaccharide deacetylase family sporulation protein PdaB, producing the protein MIINLRRLFYHRHIFFSIIGLLAISTVYIQISEVISGGPIAIAGTRTEQKVVALTFDHSWGNKFTPSILDTLKQHDLKVTFFIMGPWAKKYPEVAQRMVTDGHEIASHGYRHENYGDMPPAWVKEDITKAQELIKEVTGVETKLIRPPNGHYSQTSLKVADELGYKTIIWNVDSLDWKNPGRDVIIDRIMKRIKPGAIILMHASDTPVQTAEALPVVIEKIKAEGYKIVTVSELLTNCSEKGIQRH
- a CDS encoding SAM-dependent methyltransferase, which codes for MYPFTDQFMSNDENVEFLKAAMMGPNAMRLSEELSLYLNIDENMRILDLGCGCGLSTLLLAKKYGASVFAADLWISPTENYERFQSIGIDDKAVPISVDATKGLPFANGYFDLLFTVDAYHYFGDTAEMLPSLIPFVKKGGYIVVAIPGLNYEFEGNVPDEMQPFWNSEMERTLHSLDWWKDLWKKAEGIEMVDSREMACCRQAWKEWQTGYHPIVAEDIKMMEAEGGKYFNLIQLIAKVL
- the mqnE gene encoding aminofutalosine synthase MqnE; this translates as MNEYVYSAKEKIINNQRIDFADAMALYYHEDLLMLAQLARKAKEAKSGRHVYFNVNRHINLSNICQSGCPLCAFACKSGEEQAFVLETADVEKIVRQAVKGTPDLTEIHIVSALNPEKAFSYYMNIIETVRREAPHVHIKAFTPVEISHFSQISGYSVKAVLEKLKEAGLHSLPGGGAEILDDEVRQIICPNKASTAQWIEVIRTAHKLNIPTNATMLYGHIETVAQRIRHLLTIRDIQDETGGFQGFVAFPFHPGNTDLAATHTVNRVSAWEDLKMIAIARLILDNVEHIKAFWMMLTLPVAQLSLAFGVDDFDGTVVEEKIIHAAGAKTKSGITKKELIALIRETGLIPVERDTFYHHLKVYDGEKQG
- a CDS encoding menaquinone biosynthetic enzyme MqnA/MqnD family protein, encoding MNTGNQARLGHIDFINCLPLAHGLKAGGFGQDLDIVAGAPSWLNRLAIDGKVDITPVSSIIYAINKNRFLILPDVSISAKGILQSIILVAKRPIYELEGAKVALTYKSATSHILLKIIMNKAYNLTPDYFISQAAGVDEALQDADAALFIGDDALYAYHRKRRSYYYYDLGGEWKKLTGQAMVYALWVVDRRFAGSFPELVTMIHRRVTQGFSYGLSHLPEAAAAINGKVPFTAEQILHYLDLLNYGLSSEHQTALLTYYSMAQELGYIADVPALRFARVGGERE
- the mqnC gene encoding cyclic dehypoxanthinyl futalosine synthase; protein product: MMSLAEALDLLNGADILELGRAADTVRYRIHPENVVTFIIDRNINYTNICKSECKFCAFYRPAYHRDGYVLSYDDILNKIRETVAAGGTQIMLQGGLNSELSLDYYLNLLKLIKKHYSISITIHSFSPAEIQFMAKQAGISLKETLLKLKSAGLDSLPGGGAEILVDEVRRRVSPKKISAADWLEVMRQAHGVGLKATATMVIGMGESFKDRLEHMEKIRALQEETGGFRAFIMWSYQPGNTQLGGEKISAWDYLRTLAVARLYLHNIEHIQGSWVTQGQNIGQLTLAFGADDLGSIMLEENVVRAAGTAYEMSVNKMLGMIRAAGKIPAQRDTEYNIIKRFE